The Miscanthus floridulus cultivar M001 chromosome 17, ASM1932011v1, whole genome shotgun sequence genome has a window encoding:
- the LOC136516285 gene encoding protein PAT1 homolog 1-like, with protein sequence MRGIRADGDGGGGGGGGPSSSSTAENSRFDAAQYSFFGKAPMQGAELGGLLDGGVDGDGGGFGGPDDGSYQFSSTGEEIDCMSNLSEIDDLASTFAMLNRSISGTRNPGVIGDRRSISRESSLTADWAQDADFSNWVDQDILDSDESLDSKQWCSQLQSSPHFGESKPLSRTSSYPNQPLQHRSSEPILLHRSTSFTSYPPPGGSPALPYPAQGLTRHSSIPSPGAGHHMGSPSSSLSGSPYHMPGLSHGLPYGRSMSYTTGDLSMNNVLQNEWSNQAVPLAFDHLNRRPSLFLPQLSLPSSSMSSLLFSQQHQRLPPGQPPLQNYINMQPHLFYHHQSPDVPSPRDKRSRSGRGKHNIRFSQQPSDAGSQNSESSGIKFRSKYMSSEEIESILKMQHSANHSNDPYIDDYYHQACKAKRSVTSQMSNFCPMSIKDFPSKSRSGVDQHSYLQVDANGGVSFSAIRRPRPLLEADLPGSGDGFYDHKSSKRPLEKEPMLAARITVEDSLRLLLDVDDIDRFLQSSQPQDNSFQLKRRRQVLLEGLATSLQLVDPFGPNKPGHSGGLAPKDDLIFLRIVSLPKGRKLLARYLRLVSGSELPRIVCMAVFRHLRSLFGGLPSDSSAAETTIGLAKTVSSCVHHMELSALSACLAAVVCSSQQPPLRPHGSAAGDGASLVIKSVLDRATELLADPHSAANYSRSARSLWQASFDAFFGLLTKYCDSKYESIVQRFAMQGSSSMGGPETTKAVSREMPVELLRASLPHTSEQHRQTLLDFARKSTHVPGFSPNASRGHVNSESVPG encoded by the exons ATGAGGGGCATTAGGGcggatggcgacggcggcggtggcggaggcggaggccCGTCCTCGTCTTCCACCGCAG AGAACTCGCGGTTCGACGCGGCGCAGTACTCCTTCTTCGGCAAGGCGCCCATGCAGGGAGCGGAGCTCGGTGGGCTTTTGGATGGAGGTGTCGACGGCGATGGTGGCGGATTCGGTGGACCTGATGATGGTAGCTACCAGTTCTCTTCTACAGGCGAAGAG ATTGATTGTATGAGTAACTTGTCGGAAATTGATGATCTTGCAAGCACTTTTGCAATG TTGAACCGAAGTATTAGTGGAACAAGGAATCCTGGCGTTATTGGTGATAGACGATCAATTTCGAGAGAAA GTTCTTTGACTGCTGATTGGGCTCAAGATGCTGACTTCTCCAATTGGGTAGATCAGGATATACTAGACAGTGATGAATCCCTGGACAGCAAACAATGGTGCTCGCAGCTGCAATCTTCGCCTCACTTTGGAGAGTCTAAACCACTGTCTCGTACATCTTCATATCCCAATCAACCACTACAGCACCGCTCAAGTGAACCTATTCTTTTACACAGATCTACTTCGTTTACGTCCTATCCGCCACCAGGTGGAAGTCCTGCATTGCCTTATCCTGCTCAAGGTCTTACACGGCACTCAAGCATTCCATCACCTGGTGCTGGTCACCACATGGGTTCTCCGAGTTCATCACTTTCTGGTTCCCCATATCATATGCCTGGTCTATCTCATGGACTGCCTTATGGACGAAGCATGTCTTACACCACTGGAGATCTGTCAATGAACAATGTCTTACAAAATGAGTGGTCAAACCAAGCTGTCCCACTTGCTTTTGATCATCTTAACCGGCGGCCTAGTTTATTTCTGCCACAGTTATCCCTTCCAAGTAGTTCAATGTCTTCATTGCTTTTTTCTCAGCAGCACCAGAGATTACCACCAGGCCAGCCGCCTCTTCAGAATTACATAAACATGCAGCCTCACCTATTCTATCACCACCAATCTCCTGATGTTCCTTCACCAAGAGACAAGCGGTCAAGGTCAGGAAGAGGAAAGCACAACATACGCTTTTCTCAACAGCCTTCTGATGCAGGTAGCCAGAATAGTGAGAGTTCAGGGATAAAGTTCAGATCCAAGTACATGTCATCTGAAGAGATTGAAAGTATCTTAAAAATGCAGCACTCTGCAAATCACAGCAACGATCCTTACATCGATGACTACTACCACCAAGCTTGCAAAGCCAAAAGATCTGTAACTTCTCAGATGTCCAATTTCTGCCCTATGTCAATAAAGGACTTCCCTTCAAAATCCCGGTCTGGTGTTGATCAGCATTCATATCTACAGGTTGACGCTAATGGAGGAGTTTCATTCTCTGCCATACGTAGACCTCGCCCTCTTCTTGAAGCTGATTTGCCTGGATCTGGTGATGGTTTTTATGATCATAAGTCGTCCAAAAGGCCACTGGAGAAAGAGCCAATGCTTGCAGCCAGAATAACCGTTGAAGATTCTCTTCGTCTTCTTCTGGATGTCGATGATATTGATCGTTTTTTACAGTCTAGCCAGCCACAGGACAACAGTTTCCAACTGAAGCGAAGGCGACAGGTCCTGCTTGAAGGCTTAGCTACATCACTTCAGCTTGTTGACCCTTTTGGCCCCAACAAACCTGGCCATTCGGGTGGGTTAGCCCCTAAGGATGACCTAATTTTTCTTCGTATTGTTTCTCTGCCCAAAGGACGCAAGCTTTTGGCACGCTACCTTCGACTTGTCTCTGGAAGTGAGCTGCCCCGGATAGTTTGCATGGCTGTTTTCCGACATCTTAGGAGCTTGTTTGGGGGCTTGCCGTCAGACTCTAGTGCTGCAGAAACAACCATTGGTCTTGCCAAGACTGTttcctcttgtgtgcaccatatGGAACTCAGTGCTCTCAGTGCCTGCCTTGCAGCTGTTGTCTGTTCATCGCAGCAGCCACCTCTCCGACCACATGGTAGTGCTGCTGGTGATGGGGCCTCTCTGGTAATCAAATCTGTGCTGGATAGAGCGACCGAGCTACTGGCTGATCCTCATTCCGCAGCTAACTACAGCAGATCAGCACGTTCACTTTGGCAAGCATCATTTGATGCCTTCTTTGGACTGCTGACAAAGTACTGTGACAGCAAGTATGAAAGTATTGTGCAGAGGTTTGCCATGCAGGGATCCAGCTCCATGGGAGGACCTGAAACCACCAAAGCAGTCAGCAGGGAGATGCCTGTTGAGCTGTTGCGTGCAAGTCTTCCTCATACTAGTGAACAGCATCGTCAGACACTGCTAGATTTTGCTCGGAAATCTACGCATGTACCTGGTTTCAGTCCTAATGCTAGTCGTGGACATGTCAATTCTGAATCAGTTCCAGGTTAA
- the LOC136516675 gene encoding uncharacterized protein, which yields MASARSWFQKFQPRDKSKSPAVAASHGKDPGKPPIDDAPSSATKQRVTAAKQYIENHYKTQMKSLQDRKERRWMLERKLKDAEVPVEEQNNILKHLEKKETEYMRLQRHKMGVEDFELLTIIGRGAFGEVRLCREKTSKNVYAMKKLKKSEMLRRGQVEHVKAERNLLAEVDSAYIVKLYYSFQDEEFLYLIMEYLPGGDMMTLLMRKDTLTEDEARFYIAETVLAIESIHKHNYIHRDIKPDNLLLDRIGHLKLSDFGLCKPLDSSNFPNLNEPDYTPGKVTKPLPDATRLSNPSAPRRTQQEQLSHWQKNRRMLAYSTVGTPDYIAPEVLLKKGYGMECDWWSLGAIMYEMLVGYPPFYSEDPMSTCRKIVNWRSHLKFPEEAKLSPEAKDLISKLLCNVEQRLGTKGAHEIKVHPWFRGVQWEKLYQMKAAFIPEVNGELDTQNFEKFEETGTQIQSSSKSGPWRKMLPSKDANFVGYTYKNFEIVNDDEVAGIAELKKKSSKPKRPTIKTLFESMDEEEPVQGSFLGMLPPKEGQPSSHSSIPPEKYQPRHK from the exons ATGGCTTCCGCGAGAAGTTGGTTCCAGAAGTTCCAGCCGAGGGACAAATCCAAGAGTCCAGCGGTGGCTGCCAGCCATGGAAAGGATCCAGGAAAGCCCCCGATCGATGATGCCCCTTCTAGTGCGACGAAACAGAGGGTCACCGCTGCAAAGCAGTACATTGAGAACCACTACAAGACCCAGATGAAGTCCCTGCAAGACAGGAAAGAGAG GCGCTGGATGTTGGAGAGAAAATTAAAAGATGCCGAAGTTCCTGTAGAAGAGCAAAATAATATTCTTAAGCATTTGGAGAAAAAAGAGACTGAGTATATGCGCTTGCAGAGACACAAGATGGGTGTTGAAGATTTTGAACTTTTGACTATTATTGGGAGAGGTGCATTCGGAGAG GTGCGTCTTTGTAGAGAGAAGACCTCTAAGAATGTGTACGCAATGAAAAAGCTCAAGAAATCTGAAATGCTTCGTAGGGGCCAG GTAGAACATGTCAAAGCCGAAAGGAACCTTCTTGCTGAAGTTGATAGTGCTTACATAGTTAAGCTCTATTATTCTTTCCAAGACGAAGAGTTCTTATATCTCATCATGGAATACCTTCCTGGTGGGGACATGATGACTTTACTTATGCGCAAGGACACACTAACAGAAGATGAAGCTAGATTTTATATTGCAGAAACTGTGCTTGCCATTGAGTCTATTCACAAGCACAACTATATTCATCG GGATATCAAACCAGATAATCTTTTGTTAGATCGCATTGGTCACCTGAAGCTTTCTGACTTCGGTTTGTGTAAACCTTTGGACAGCAGTAATTTTCCAAATTTGAATGAACCAGATTATACGCCTGGAAAAGTTACCAAACCTTTGCCTGATGCCACTCGGTTAAGCAACCCTTCTGCACCGAGGCGTACACAGCAGGAGCAATTGTCACACTGGCAAAAGAACCGCCGGATGTTG GCATACTCAACAGTCGGTACACCTGATTATATTGCTCCAGAAGTTCTACTGAAGAAAGGATATGGAATGGAGTGTGACTG gTGGTCCCTTGGTGCTatcatgtatgaaatgcttgttggtTACCCTCCATTTTATTCAGAGGATCCAATGTCTACTTGCAGAAAG ATTGTGAACTGGAGAAGTCACTTGAAATTCCCTGAAGAGGCAAAGCTTTCTCCTGAAGCTAAGGATCTCATCAGCAAGCTTTTGTGTAATGTTGAGCAGAGACTTGGCACAAAAGGAGCCCATGAAATAAAA GTGCATCCATGGTTTAGAGGTGTTCAGTGGGAGAAGTTGTATCAGATGAAAGCTGCTTTCATACCAGAAGTTAATGGCGAGTTGGATACTCagaattttgaaaaatttgaggag ACTGGAACTCAAATTCAAAGTTCATCCAAGTCAGGCCCATGGAGAAAG ATGCTTCCATCGAAAGATGCAAACTTCGTTGGGTATACGTACAAGAACTTTGaaattgtaaatgatgatgaagTGGCAGGAATTG CGGAGTTGAAGAAAAAGAGTTCCAAACCAAAGCGGCCAACCATCAAGACATTGTTTG AGAGCATGGACGAAGAGGAGCCTGTTCAAGGAAGTTTCTTAGGTATGTTGCCCCCGAAGGAGGGGCAACCTTCGTCCCACTCCAGCATTCCACCAGAAAAATACCAACCTCGACATAAATAG
- the LOC136516676 gene encoding probable aspartyl protease At4g16563 isoform X2, producing the protein MYIHGHPFHLYIHLQLCTNLVTNADMLVFQVYLDTGSDLTWVPCGSSSYQCMECGSSVKPTPTFLPSESSSNTRDLCGSRFCVDVHSSDNRFDPCAAAGCAIPAFTGGLCPRPCPPFSYTYGGGGLVLGSLSRDSVTLHGSIHGSGGAGAGPLPVAFPGFAFGCVGSSIREPLGIAGFGRGALSLPSQLGFLGKGFSHCFLGFRFARNPNVTSPLVMGDLALSSASTAAGFVFTPMLTSATYPNFYYVGLDGVGLGDDGSGGSAAMAAPPSLSGIDAQGNGGVLVDTGTTYTHLPDPFYASVLASLISAAPYERSRELEARTGFDLCFKVPCARAPCADDELPPITLHLTGGARLALPKLSSYYPVTAIRDSVVVKCLLFQRMEDDAGGPAAVLGSFQMQNVEVVYDLAVKDGNGYIPVGYRWNVLFPATENSFRPHPY; encoded by the exons ATGTACATCCACGGCCATCCATTCCATCTGTACATTCACTTACAGCTATGTACAAATTTAGTCACTAATGCAGATATGCTG GTCTTCCAGGTGTACCTGGACACAGGGAGTGATCTCACCTGGGTCCCCTGTGGCAGCAGCAGCTACCAGTGCATGGAGTGTGGGTCCTCCGTGAAGCCGACTCCGACGTTCCTGCCGTCTGAATCCTCGTCGAACACGAGGGACCTCTGCGGGAGCCGCTTCTGCGTCGACGTCCACAGCTCCGACAACAGGTTCGACCCGTGCGCGGCGGCGGGGTGCGCCATCCCCGCCTTCACCGGCGGCCTGTGCCCCAGACCTTGCCCTCCGTTCTCCTACACCTACGGCGGTGGAGGACTGGTCCTCGGCTCCCTCTCCAGGGACTCCGTGACGCTCCATGGGAGCATacacggcagcggcggcgccggcgctggcCCTCTCCCCGTGGCCTTCCCTGGCTTCGCCTTCGGCTGCGTGGGCAGCTCCATCCGGGAGCCGCTCGGCATCGCCGGGTTCGGCAGGGGCGCCCTGTCCCTGCCGTCCCAGCTCGGGTTCCTGGGCAAGGGCTTCTCCCACTGCTTCCTCGGCTTCCGGTTCGCGAGGAACCCCAACGTCACCAGCCCGCTGGTGATGGGCGACCTCGCGCTGTCGTCGGCGTCGACGGCCGCCGGCTTCGTCTTCACCCCGATGCTGACGAGCGCCACGTACCCGAACTTCTACTACGTCGGCCTGGACGGTGTCGGCCTAGGAGACGACGGCTCCGGCGgctccgccgccatggccgcaccTCCCAGCCTGAGCGGCATCGACGCGCAGGGCAACGGCGGGGTGCTGGTGGACACCGGGACGACGTACACGCACCTGCCGGACCCGTTCTACGCGTCAGTGCTGGCGTCCCTCATCTCCGCCGCGCCGTACGAGAGGTCCCGCGAGCTGGAGGCGAGGACGGGGTTCGACCTCTGCTTCAAGGTCCCCTGCGCGCGCGCGCCTTGCGCGGACGACGAGCTGCCGCCGATCACCCTCCACCTCACCGGCGGCGCCAGGCTGGCGCTGCCCAAGCTGAGCAGCTACTACCCCGTGACCGCCATCCGGGACTCCGTGGTCGTCAAGTGCCTCCTGTTCCAGAGGATGGAAGACGACGCCGGCGGGCCGGCGGCGGTGCTGGGCAGCTTCCAGATGCAGAACGTGGAGGTCGTGTACGATCTCGCggttaaggatggcaacgggtatatacccgtcgggtatcgctggaacgttctcttccccgctacggaaaATTCATTCCGTCCCCATCCctattaa
- the LOC136516676 gene encoding probable aspartyl protease At4g16563 isoform X1 gives MHPFIQIYTIVLCIISSFFSCNAEDTRPPQTQSSLVLGLSHVRSLYTPSMALVNSTSYDFLDIIEPVTTYTDGYLLSLNLGTPPQVFQVYLDTGSDLTWVPCGSSSYQCMECGSSVKPTPTFLPSESSSNTRDLCGSRFCVDVHSSDNRFDPCAAAGCAIPAFTGGLCPRPCPPFSYTYGGGGLVLGSLSRDSVTLHGSIHGSGGAGAGPLPVAFPGFAFGCVGSSIREPLGIAGFGRGALSLPSQLGFLGKGFSHCFLGFRFARNPNVTSPLVMGDLALSSASTAAGFVFTPMLTSATYPNFYYVGLDGVGLGDDGSGGSAAMAAPPSLSGIDAQGNGGVLVDTGTTYTHLPDPFYASVLASLISAAPYERSRELEARTGFDLCFKVPCARAPCADDELPPITLHLTGGARLALPKLSSYYPVTAIRDSVVVKCLLFQRMEDDAGGPAAVLGSFQMQNVEVVYDLAVKDGNGYIPVGYRWNVLFPATENSFRPHPY, from the coding sequence ATGCATCCTTTCATTCAGATATACACCATTGTTCTCTGCATCATATCCAGCTTCTTCAGCTGCAATGCAGAAGATACCAGACCACCCCAGACCCAGAGCAGCCTGGTTCTTGGCCTTAGCCATGTCAGATCCCTGTATACCCCATCCATGGCACTAGTGAACTCCACAAGCTATGACTTCTTGGACATCATAGAGCCAGTGACAACATACACAGACGGCTACCTGCTGTCCCTGAACCTTGGCACTCCTCCACAGGTCTTCCAGGTGTACCTGGACACAGGGAGTGATCTCACCTGGGTCCCCTGTGGCAGCAGCAGCTACCAGTGCATGGAGTGTGGGTCCTCCGTGAAGCCGACTCCGACGTTCCTGCCGTCTGAATCCTCGTCGAACACGAGGGACCTCTGCGGGAGCCGCTTCTGCGTCGACGTCCACAGCTCCGACAACAGGTTCGACCCGTGCGCGGCGGCGGGGTGCGCCATCCCCGCCTTCACCGGCGGCCTGTGCCCCAGACCTTGCCCTCCGTTCTCCTACACCTACGGCGGTGGAGGACTGGTCCTCGGCTCCCTCTCCAGGGACTCCGTGACGCTCCATGGGAGCATacacggcagcggcggcgccggcgctggcCCTCTCCCCGTGGCCTTCCCTGGCTTCGCCTTCGGCTGCGTGGGCAGCTCCATCCGGGAGCCGCTCGGCATCGCCGGGTTCGGCAGGGGCGCCCTGTCCCTGCCGTCCCAGCTCGGGTTCCTGGGCAAGGGCTTCTCCCACTGCTTCCTCGGCTTCCGGTTCGCGAGGAACCCCAACGTCACCAGCCCGCTGGTGATGGGCGACCTCGCGCTGTCGTCGGCGTCGACGGCCGCCGGCTTCGTCTTCACCCCGATGCTGACGAGCGCCACGTACCCGAACTTCTACTACGTCGGCCTGGACGGTGTCGGCCTAGGAGACGACGGCTCCGGCGgctccgccgccatggccgcaccTCCCAGCCTGAGCGGCATCGACGCGCAGGGCAACGGCGGGGTGCTGGTGGACACCGGGACGACGTACACGCACCTGCCGGACCCGTTCTACGCGTCAGTGCTGGCGTCCCTCATCTCCGCCGCGCCGTACGAGAGGTCCCGCGAGCTGGAGGCGAGGACGGGGTTCGACCTCTGCTTCAAGGTCCCCTGCGCGCGCGCGCCTTGCGCGGACGACGAGCTGCCGCCGATCACCCTCCACCTCACCGGCGGCGCCAGGCTGGCGCTGCCCAAGCTGAGCAGCTACTACCCCGTGACCGCCATCCGGGACTCCGTGGTCGTCAAGTGCCTCCTGTTCCAGAGGATGGAAGACGACGCCGGCGGGCCGGCGGCGGTGCTGGGCAGCTTCCAGATGCAGAACGTGGAGGTCGTGTACGATCTCGCggttaaggatggcaacgggtatatacccgtcgggtatcgctggaacgttctcttccccgctacggaaaATTCATTCCGTCCCCATCCctattaa
- the LOC136516678 gene encoding uncharacterized protein isoform X2 — protein sequence MDFPVDPIMAAKAYKYKAELLFKEYLLADSYVLYTSVLVGLLMCKLSYDFTHTISSVYFKGYDSLTKMKKIEWNNRGMSTVHAVFITMISVYLVFLSDLFSDQLDDPVTFRSSHLSNFTLGVSVGYFIADLAMIFWFYPSLGGMEYVFHHILCLVCAVYSMLSGEGQLYTYMFLISETTTPGINLRWFLDVAGKKNSKAYIVNGVAMFVTWLMVRIVLFIYLFYHILTNYDQVKQMDTFACVLISVAPIILFTMNVIWFSKIVKGLKKTLAKRHAE from the exons ATGGATTTTCCTGTTGACCCAATCATGGCAGCTAAGGCCTATAAGTATAAAGCAGAACTACTTTTTAAGGAATACTTGCTAGCAGATTCATATGTTTTATACACTTCTGTGCTCGTGGGGCTCCTGATGTGCAAGTTG TCCTATGACTTCACACACACAATCAGTTCTGTCTACTTCAAAGGTTATGACTCTCTTACAAAGATGAAAAAAATTGAATGGAACAACAG AGGAATGTCCACTGTCCATGCAGTATTCATTACAATGATATCAGTATACCTAGTCTTCTTATCAGATTTGTTCTCTGATCAGCTGGATGATCCAGTAACGTTTCGGAGTTCACACCTCTCCAATTTTACATTGGGG GTCTCTGTTGGGTACTTCATTGCAGATCTTGCAATGATATTTTGGTTCTACCCTTCTCTTGGTGGTATGGAGTAT GTTTTCCACCACATTCTGTGCCTTGTTTGTGCTGTATATTCTATGCTTTCTGGGGAAGGACAGTTATACACATACATGTTTCTCATCTCTGAGACTACCACCCCAGGAATCAACCTACGATG GTTCCTTGATGTTGCTGGAAAGAAAAATTCCAAAGCTTACATCGTCAACGGAGTTGCAATGTTTGTTACTTGGCTG ATGGTCAGGATAGTTCTGTTCATCTACTTGTTTTATCACATCCTTACAAATTATGATCAG GTTAAGCAGATGGACACTTTTGCTTGTGTTCTGATATCTGTTGCCCCCATCATACTATTCACTATGAATGTAATATGGTTTTCCAAGATCGTAAAAGGTCTCAAGAAGACACTTGCCAAAAGGCATGCTGAATAG
- the LOC136516678 gene encoding uncharacterized protein isoform X1, with translation MKKIEWNNRGMSTVHAVFITMISVYLVFLSDLFSDQLDDPVTFRSSHLSNFTLGVSVGYFIADLAMIFWFYPSLGGMEYVFHHILCLVCAVYSMLSGEGQLYTYMFLISETTTPGINLRWFLDVAGKKNSKAYIVNGVAMFVTWLMVRIVLFIYLFYHILTNYDQVKQMDTFACVLISVAPIILFTMNVIWFSKIVKGLKKTLAKRHAE, from the exons ATGAAAAAAATTGAATGGAACAACAG AGGAATGTCCACTGTCCATGCAGTATTCATTACAATGATATCAGTATACCTAGTCTTCTTATCAGATTTGTTCTCTGATCAGCTGGATGATCCAGTAACGTTTCGGAGTTCACACCTCTCCAATTTTACATTGGGG GTCTCTGTTGGGTACTTCATTGCAGATCTTGCAATGATATTTTGGTTCTACCCTTCTCTTGGTGGTATGGAGTAT GTTTTCCACCACATTCTGTGCCTTGTTTGTGCTGTATATTCTATGCTTTCTGGGGAAGGACAGTTATACACATACATGTTTCTCATCTCTGAGACTACCACCCCAGGAATCAACCTACGATG GTTCCTTGATGTTGCTGGAAAGAAAAATTCCAAAGCTTACATCGTCAACGGAGTTGCAATGTTTGTTACTTGGCTG ATGGTCAGGATAGTTCTGTTCATCTACTTGTTTTATCACATCCTTACAAATTATGATCAG GTTAAGCAGATGGACACTTTTGCTTGTGTTCTGATATCTGTTGCCCCCATCATACTATTCACTATGAATGTAATATGGTTTTCCAAGATCGTAAAAGGTCTCAAGAAGACACTTGCCAAAAGGCATGCTGAATAG